The genomic stretch GCCCCGCGTGCGGGACGCGCTGCGTGCGCTCGAACAAGCCACCGATCTGTTGATGGACACCGCCGATGCGCCCCTGCGCGTGGCCGTGCCGCCAACCTTCGGCGCCAAGTGGCTGGTGCCGCGGCTGTATCGCTTCTTCAACCAGCACCCCCACGTGCGCGTGGAGGTATCGACCGCCGATGTGCAGGACCACGGCCAGTTCGATCTGTGCATCGACGACCGCCAAGTCAACGCGCCGAACCTGCGCGTCGAGTGGTTCACCTCCACCGATTTCTTTCCGGTATGCAACGCCACGCTGCAAGCCGCGATTCGGATGCCGCAGGACCTCGCCGCACAGACGCTGCTACACGAGCGCGGCGGACGGCACCTCGCGCACCATCCGACGTGGCGGCAATGGCTGGATGAAGTCGGCGTCGCGCACATCGACGCCACGCGCGGCCCAGCGTTTTCCGAGGCGCTGATGGCCCTGCAAGCCGCCATTGACGGCCAGGGCGTGGCGCTCGGCCAGGGCATCCTCGTCGAATACGACATCGCCGCTGGACGCCTGATGCGGCCGCTGGCGACTGAAGCCTCGCTGCGCCTGTCGTACTACCTGATCCACCCGCACCAGGCGGCCGAGCACGCAGGCTTTGCACCGTTCCGCCAATGGCTCGTCGATGAAGTGGCACGTAGCGGCGGGCGGCCGCGCAACCAGTCAGCGGCAGGCGAGGTGTTTTGATTTCTTTTTGATTGTGGTGCGGCCGGCGCTCTACACTACCCGTCCCTGGTTGCCTTGCGCCGAAGAAGGAGCCCGCCATGAGCTTTCCCCGCCCCGCCAACACGCCGTGGCTCGTCCCGTACCTGACCGTGCGTGACGCATCGGCCGCCATCGCCTTCTATCGCAACGCGTTCGGCTTTGGCGTGCAGGATGAGGTGCACGACCATGGCCGCCCCATCCACGTCGAGATGACCTACCAGGGCCAACTCATGCTGATGTTTGCGCCCGAAGGTGTCTTCGGCTCCACCGCAAAAGCCCCGGCCGGCGCGGGCTTCGAATGCCCGCAGAGCTTCCATCTGTATTGCGACGACGTCGACACCGCGTACCAGCACGCGCTCGACCAGGGCGCCACGTCGATCATGGCGCCGCACGATGCCTTCTGGGGCGAGCGCTATGCCGCCGTGCGCGATCCCGACGGCTATCGCTGGGGCCTCGCCTGCCGGCCCGCAGCGGCCTGATCGCGCCGTGGCCTGATCGCCTTACCCGATTCACCACAAGGATTGCTGTAATGGGGCTTCCCCGTTTTTTCGTCGATACGCCGCTCGCTCCCAACACCACTATCACACTGCCCGAGGCTGTCACGCGCCACATCCACGTGCTGCGCTTGGCCGTTGGCGATGACGTCTGCCTGTTCGATGGCTCGGGCCACGAATTCCGCGCTCGGCTCGATGCCATCAACAAGCGCGATGCCACCGCCAACCTTGCCGATGCCACGCAGCCCGACACCGAGGCGCGCTACGCCATCACGTTGGCACAAGGCATTGCCGGTGGCGACAAGATGGATTGGCTGATCGAGAAGGCCGTCGAGCTGGGCGTGCATGCCGTCACCCCGCTACAGACCGAACGCGCCGTGGTGCGCCTCTCCGGCGAGCGTGCCGCCAAGCGCGTGCAGCACTGGCAGGCACTGGTGCAGGCCGCCTGCGAGCAATGCGGCCGCGCCCGCGTGCCGGTGGTCGCACCGGTCGCCACGCTGCGCGAATGGCTTGCCGCCGCCAAGTCGACCGACGCGCTGCGCGTGTTGCTGTCACCGCGCGGCACACAGTCGCTCACGCAGTGGGCGGTGCAGTCGCGCACGCACATCGAAGGCAGCGGCATCGTCCTGCTGATCGGCCCCGAAGGCGGTCTTTCGCCCGACGAAGAAGCGCTTGCCGAATCTGCGGGTTTCTTACCACTGACACTCGGGCGACGTATTCTGAGAACGGAATCGGCGGCGCTTGTGGCCGTCTCCGCGCTGCACGCCGTGCTCGGCGAGTTCTAAGTTCTGACGACGAAACACTGACCGTTACTGGCCGTTTGATCCCACCGGCGGGCCCTTCCCTCCATACCCGCCATTGACCAAAGGAGCTTCATCATGGGTCTACTCGATTCGATTCTCGGCGGCGGCAACGACGCCAGCGGCGCGCAATCGTCCTTGCTGGGCAACAAGAAGGTGCTGCTGGCCGTGGGCGTGCTGGCCTATCTGGCGATGAAGCACAAGTCGCGAGGCGCGGGCGATGCGGCCGCGCCCCAGGGGCAGGAAGAACAGGGCGGCGGCCTGTTCGGTTCGCTCGGTGGCCTGCTGGGTGCGGCAGGGGGTGCCGGCGCGCTGGGCGGCCTGCTCGGCGGCGCTGGCGGAGCGGGTGGCCTTGGCGGTCTGCTCGGCGGCTTGCTGGGCGGCGGCAGCGGTAATGCAGATCAGGCAGCGGTGGGTGGCATTGGGCCGCTGCAGCAGATCCTGGAACAAGCCGGTCTGGGCGAACAGGTGAAATCGTGGATCGGCAATGGTCAGAACTTGCCGGTGTCGGGCGAGCAGATCACGCAGGCACTGAGCGGCACAGGTGCGTTGGAGGAGGTGTCGAAACTGGCCGCCCACCTGGGTATCAGCGAAGGCGACCTCGCCAACCACCTCGCTGAAGGCCTGCCCGAAGCGGTCAACCACCTCACGCCGCAGGGCGCAGTGCCGGCGGCCTGAACGCCATCGCTGCACAGAGAAAAGCCCGCAATTGCGGGCTTTTTACGAGGGCCATCAAGCCGCGCCGTAGGCTGTTCGACCCGCGTCGCGCAGGGCCTGCACCACATGCAGCGCAGCCGGAGACAGCAACCGGTCGGTGCGCGTGATGATGCCAAAATCGTCCATCTGGCATGGCATCGGCAACGGAAGCATCGCCAGCATGCGGTACGACGCGTAGTACTGCGCGACATCGGTGCCGATCACGGCCAACATGTCGCTCTGCTCCAGGATGCGCGTCAGGAAGAGCAACGCGGAAGTTTCCACCACGCTGGACGGCGCTGTCAGGCTCTCCCGTTGAAACATCAGATCGAACCGGTGACGCAGCACACTGCCGATAGGCGGCACCACCCAGGTGGCTGTCTGCACATCGGCCAGCGTCAGCGACGGTTCTGACAGCAGCGGATGCCCCGGCCGCGCCACCGCAACCACCGGCTCGTCGGCCAGCGGCTCGTAGCGCAGGTGCAGTTTGTCGTGCTCGGCAAACAGCCTGCCGACCACCAGGTCGAGCTTG from Ralstonia pickettii encodes the following:
- a CDS encoding 16S rRNA (uracil(1498)-N(3))-methyltransferase, encoding MGLPRFFVDTPLAPNTTITLPEAVTRHIHVLRLAVGDDVCLFDGSGHEFRARLDAINKRDATANLADATQPDTEARYAITLAQGIAGGDKMDWLIEKAVELGVHAVTPLQTERAVVRLSGERAAKRVQHWQALVQAACEQCGRARVPVVAPVATLREWLAAAKSTDALRVLLSPRGTQSLTQWAVQSRTHIEGSGIVLLIGPEGGLSPDEEALAESAGFLPLTLGRRILRTESAALVAVSALHAVLGEF
- the gcvA gene encoding transcriptional regulator GcvA; translation: MPRRLPPLNALRVFEVAGRHLSFSRAADELCVTNAAVSHQIKQLEDHLGKKLFARRNNQLTLTDAGDNYLPRVRDALRALEQATDLLMDTADAPLRVAVPPTFGAKWLVPRLYRFFNQHPHVRVEVSTADVQDHGQFDLCIDDRQVNAPNLRVEWFTSTDFFPVCNATLQAAIRMPQDLAAQTLLHERGGRHLAHHPTWRQWLDEVGVAHIDATRGPAFSEALMALQAAIDGQGVALGQGILVEYDIAAGRLMRPLATEASLRLSYYLIHPHQAAEHAGFAPFRQWLVDEVARSGGRPRNQSAAGEVF
- a CDS encoding VOC family protein; the protein is MSFPRPANTPWLVPYLTVRDASAAIAFYRNAFGFGVQDEVHDHGRPIHVEMTYQGQLMLMFAPEGVFGSTAKAPAGAGFECPQSFHLYCDDVDTAYQHALDQGATSIMAPHDAFWGERYAAVRDPDGYRWGLACRPAAA
- a CDS encoding LysR family transcriptional regulator — its product is MSNSPWYVRARLKTRQLLLLIALAEEGNIHRAAAALNMTQPAASKLLRELEAMLDVQLFERMPRGMRPTRYGDALIRHARAVVGSLDQAQEEVLGLKAGHLGHVAVGTITSPGVRLLPPVVAQITREHPGLRVSLEIESSNVLLERLAQDKLDLVVGRLFAEHDKLHLRYEPLADEPVVAVARPGHPLLSEPSLTLADVQTATWVVPPIGSVLRHRFDLMFQRESLTAPSSVVETSALLFLTRILEQSDMLAVIGTDVAQYYASYRMLAMLPLPMPCQMDDFGIITRTDRLLSPAALHVVQALRDAGRTAYGAA
- a CDS encoding YidB family protein is translated as MGLLDSILGGGNDASGAQSSLLGNKKVLLAVGVLAYLAMKHKSRGAGDAAAPQGQEEQGGGLFGSLGGLLGAAGGAGALGGLLGGAGGAGGLGGLLGGLLGGGSGNADQAAVGGIGPLQQILEQAGLGEQVKSWIGNGQNLPVSGEQITQALSGTGALEEVSKLAAHLGISEGDLANHLAEGLPEAVNHLTPQGAVPAA